One genomic region from Patescibacteria group bacterium encodes:
- a CDS encoding class I tRNA ligase family protein: MFPRYNFKKIEKKWQKQWESDGIYHSTQDFNKKKFYSLIEFPYPSGQGLHVGHPRSYTAMDLISRKKRMEGFNVLYPIGWDAFGLPAENYAIKTGIHPAKATAANIKTFKKQIKSLGLSFDWSREINTTDPAYYKWTQWMFLQLFKHGLAYKTKIAINWCKNCKIGLANEEVVNGKCERCGGEVEKREKEQWMIKITKYAQRLLDDLDKVDYLPQIKEQQKNWIGRSEGALIDFGLRTTADRLREDAVVSSRKAVDKIKVFTTRPDTLFGATYMVLSPEHGIIKNLESSITNYAEVRKYIEQAKRKSDLERTELQKEKTGVEIKGIKAINPVNGEELPIWVADYVLASYGTGTIMAVPAHDERDFEFAKKYSLPIKTVVTTRKDNIVGVGAMIEIRGGKFLFQRRDKNTDRNPGMLAFFGGGIENNEDTEEALKREIKEELNLEVKDNFVLLNKLESHNFPGKYLDIFYVKNIDEKNIKLSEGDAIKKLDLSEALARTDVTPFTKNVIKYLLEKKCFTEEGISEHSDFLNGLSTPEAKGKMINWLEEKGVGKRAINYKLRDWVFSRQRYWGEPIPLVHCEKCAHSTSSGQGWIPVPEKDLPVKLPKVKKYEPTDTGESPLATIEKWVNVKCPKCGGAAKRETDTMPNWAGSSWYFLRYTDPANDKEFANRENLKYWMTACPASQNKCSEVGGVDWYNGGMEHVTLHLLYSRFWYKFLYDIGAIPKECGDEPYKKRTSQGMILGEGGEKMSKSRGNVINPDDVVKEHGADTFRVYEMFMGPFDQAIPWDTQGVIGCRRFLERVWRLQEKITKNVIPIPSSRDEEFGSDPSVVPSARDSLKDDNLKKLLHKTIKKVTEDIEEMKFNTAISQMMILVNEMEKQEKIPSIYYSKLLILLAPFAPHITEELWQKVGPASAEATAGKNKKSIHLEKWPEPNLELIKDTEIILVIQVNGKVRDNITVPADISEKEAKKLALESEKIRKFVPGEPKKVIFVPGKLINIVT; the protein is encoded by the coding sequence ATGTTTCCTCGGTATAATTTTAAGAAAATAGAAAAAAAATGGCAGAAGCAATGGGAAAGCGACGGTATTTATCATTCCACACAAGATTTTAATAAAAAGAAATTTTATTCTTTAATTGAGTTCCCTTATCCGTCCGGTCAGGGGCTTCATGTCGGTCATCCGCGCAGTTATACGGCCATGGATTTGATTTCCCGTAAAAAAAGGATGGAAGGTTTTAATGTTTTGTATCCCATCGGCTGGGACGCTTTTGGTTTGCCGGCGGAAAATTATGCCATTAAAACCGGCATTCATCCGGCCAAGGCCACCGCCGCCAACATTAAAACTTTCAAAAAACAAATTAAGTCGCTCGGACTTTCTTTTGACTGGTCGCGCGAGATTAACACCACCGACCCGGCCTATTACAAATGGACACAGTGGATGTTTTTGCAACTCTTCAAACATGGTTTGGCTTACAAAACAAAAATCGCCATCAATTGGTGTAAGAACTGCAAAATCGGTTTGGCTAATGAAGAAGTGGTTAATGGCAAATGCGAACGTTGTGGTGGTGAAGTGGAAAAGCGCGAGAAAGAACAATGGATGATTAAAATTACCAAATACGCGCAAAGGTTACTGGATGATTTGGACAAGGTTGATTATTTGCCGCAGATTAAAGAACAGCAGAAGAATTGGATTGGAAGAAGTGAAGGAGCGCTTATTGACTTTGGACTACGGACTACAGCTGACCGTTTGCGAGAAGATGCGGTAGTCAGTAGTCGGAAAGCCGTAGACAAAATTAAGGTTTTTACGACCAGACCAGATACTTTGTTTGGCGCGACATATATGGTTCTCTCACCGGAGCACGGGATTATTAAAAATTTAGAATCAAGCATTACGAATTACGCAGAAGTGAGAAAATATATTGAGCAAGCCAAGAGAAAGTCGGATTTAGAGCGCACGGAATTACAAAAAGAAAAAACCGGTGTAGAAATTAAAGGCATTAAAGCAATTAATCCGGTTAATGGCGAAGAATTGCCGATTTGGGTGGCGGATTATGTTCTCGCGAGTTATGGCACCGGTACGATTATGGCAGTGCCGGCACATGATGAGAGGGACTTTGAATTCGCCAAGAAATATAGTTTGCCCATCAAAACAGTTGTTACTACCCGTAAAGATAATATTGTTGGCGTTGGCGCAATGATTGAAATAAGGGGCGGTAAATTTTTATTTCAAAGAAGAGATAAAAATACTGACAGAAATCCGGGTATGCTGGCATTTTTTGGCGGCGGTATAGAAAACAACGAAGATACGGAAGAAGCTTTGAAGAGAGAAATTAAAGAAGAGCTTAATTTAGAAGTAAAAGATAATTTTGTATTATTGAATAAATTAGAAAGCCATAATTTCCCCGGGAAATATCTGGATATTTTTTATGTCAAAAATATTGACGAGAAAAATATCAAACTTAGTGAGGGTGATGCTATTAAAAAACTTGATTTGTCGGAAGCTTTAGCCAGAACCGATGTTACACCCTTTACGAAAAATGTTATAAAGTATTTATTAGAAAAAAAATGTTTTACCGAAGAAGGCATAAGTGAACATTCTGATTTTTTGAACGGCTTGTCCACCCCTGAAGCTAAGGGAAAAATGATTAACTGGTTAGAAGAAAAAGGCGTGGGCAAAAGGGCGATAAATTATAAACTTCGCGATTGGGTTTTTTCCCGCCAACGTTATTGGGGAGAGCCGATTCCGCTCGTACATTGCGAGAAGTGTGCCCATTCGACAAGCTCAGGGCAGGGCTGGATTCCTGTTCCGGAAAAAGATTTGCCGGTTAAACTTCCCAAAGTAAAAAAATACGAACCGACGGATACGGGCGAATCGCCGCTGGCGACCATAGAAAAATGGGTAAATGTAAAATGCCCGAAGTGCGGCGGAGCGGCTAAAAGAGAAACGGACACCATGCCCAATTGGGCGGGTTCGTCTTGGTATTTTTTACGTTATACCGACCCAGCGAACGATAAGGAATTCGCGAACAGAGAGAATTTGAAATATTGGATGACGGCTTGCCCCGCCAGTCAAAATAAATGTAGCGAAGTGGGCGGGGTGGACTGGTATAATGGGGGGATGGAACATGTCACTTTGCATCTTTTATATTCCAGATTTTGGTATAAATTTTTATACGATATTGGCGCGATTCCTAAAGAGTGCGGCGATGAGCCATACAAAAAAAGAACTTCGCAGGGTATGATTTTAGGCGAAGGTGGGGAGAAGATGTCCAAGTCGCGCGGCAATGTTATTAATCCCGACGATGTTGTTAAGGAGCATGGCGCGGATACTTTCCGCGTCTATGAAATGTTCATGGGTCCGTTTGACCAGGCGATTCCTTGGGATACGCAGGGGGTTATCGGCTGTCGTAGGTTTTTGGAAAGAGTGTGGCGGTTACAAGAAAAAATAACTAAAAATGTCATTCCGATCCCGAGTTCTCGGGATGAAGAATTTGGGTCGGATCCTTCGGTCGTCCCGAGTGCTCGAGACTCCCTCAAGGATGACAATCTTAAGAAGTTGCTTCACAAGACGATTAAAAAGGTTACCGAGGATATTGAAGAGATGAAATTTAATACAGCTATTTCGCAAATGATGATTTTAGTAAATGAGATGGAAAAGCAGGAAAAGATTCCCTCAATTTATTATTCCAAATTGTTGATTCTTTTGGCTCCTTTCGCTCCGCATATTACTGAAGAGCTTTGGCAAAAGGTAGGCCCCGCCTCTGCCGAAGCTACGGCGGGCAAGAATAAAAAAAGTATACATTTGGAGAAGTGGCCGGAACCCAATTTAGAATTAATAAAAGACACAGAAATTATTTTAGTCATTCAGGTCAACGGCAAGGTTCGCGATAACATCACCGTTCCCGCAGACATTTCCGAGAAAGAAGCCAAGAAACTGGCGCTGGAGTCAGAAAAAATTAGAAAGTTTGTGCCCGGTGAACCGAAGAAAGTTATATTTGTGCCGGGGAAATTAATTAATATAGTTACTTAG
- a CDS encoding UDP-glucose/GDP-mannose dehydrogenase family protein has protein sequence MKISIIGAGYIGLTSGAIFADLGNTVWMIRRDKEKIEDLKKGICPIYEPGLEEIIRKNLKVGRLFPTTDYAEAVPNSDAVFICVGTPSLENGEADLSQVKTAAQEIAKYLQGYTVIIDKSTVPIGTGDLVKDIVSKNAPQGATFDVVSCPEFLREGSAVNDSLNPDRIVIGCDSPKALAVMLELHKPLPGERVLTDVKTAEMIKYASNALLATEISFINSIANICERSGADVTKVAAGIRLDKRIGKYAFLDAGCGYGGACFPKDVKALISLAKDYDYDFSLLKEVEEVNKNQRKLMVGKVKKLLPDLAGKTIAVWGLAFKPNTDDMREAPSVDVIEFLQKEGAKINAFDPVAEKVARKILQDVHYFNDCYESVRGADCLVIITDWNEFKELDLNKVKDLMAGKNIVDGRNIYDPQVVRDLGFNYLSIGRV, from the coding sequence ATGAAGATAAGCATCATTGGCGCTGGCTATATTGGACTTACGTCCGGAGCAATTTTTGCCGATTTAGGCAATACGGTCTGGATGATAAGAAGGGATAAAGAAAAAATTGAAGATTTGAAAAAAGGAATTTGTCCGATTTATGAGCCCGGGCTGGAAGAAATAATCAGAAAAAATCTGAAGGTCGGCCGGCTCTTCCCTACCACGGATTACGCAGAAGCCGTTCCTAATTCTGATGCCGTTTTTATTTGCGTCGGGACCCCTTCTTTGGAAAATGGAGAAGCTGATTTATCCCAAGTAAAGACCGCCGCTCAAGAGATTGCCAAATATTTACAGGGCTATACTGTGATTATTGATAAAAGCACCGTGCCCATCGGTACGGGAGATTTAGTCAAAGACATTGTCAGCAAAAATGCTCCGCAGGGAGCCACCTTTGATGTTGTTTCTTGCCCGGAATTTTTGCGTGAGGGTTCGGCGGTTAATGATTCGCTTAATCCAGACCGCATCGTCATCGGTTGTGACAGCCCCAAGGCCTTGGCAGTGATGTTGGAACTGCACAAACCCCTGCCCGGGGAAAGAGTACTTACTGACGTAAAAACAGCCGAAATGATTAAGTATGCTTCCAATGCCCTTTTAGCCACAGAAATTTCTTTTATCAATAGTATTGCCAATATCTGCGAACGTTCAGGCGCGGATGTGACCAAAGTAGCGGCAGGCATCAGATTAGATAAGCGCATCGGCAAATATGCTTTTTTGGATGCTGGTTGCGGTTATGGAGGCGCTTGTTTTCCTAAAGACGTTAAAGCGCTTATTTCTTTAGCTAAGGATTATGATTATGATTTTAGTTTGTTAAAAGAGGTGGAGGAGGTAAATAAAAATCAGCGTAAGTTAATGGTGGGGAAAGTAAAAAAATTACTTCCCGATTTAGCCGGCAAAACAATAGCTGTCTGGGGGCTGGCTTTTAAACCCAATACCGATGATATGCGCGAAGCGCCGTCAGTTGATGTCATAGAATTTTTACAAAAAGAAGGAGCTAAAATAAATGCCTTTGACCCGGTAGCAGAAAAAGTGGCGAGAAAGATTTTACAGGATGTTCATTATTTTAATGATTGTTACGAGTCGGTGCGAGGGGCTGATTGTTTGGTCATTATTACCGATTGGAATGAATTTAAGGAATTGGATTTAAATAAAGTTAAAGATTTAATGGCGGGAAAAAACATAGTAGACGGGAGAAATATTTATGACCCGCAAGTTGTTCGCGACCTTGGCTTTAATTATTTAAGCATCGGGAGAGTTTAA
- a CDS encoding SDR family oxidoreductase, producing MTILVTGGAGFLGSHLCKYLLDKGEKVICLDNFYTGRKENIEELLANKNFKLIEHNIINPLEMDVDQIYNLACPASPPQYQKDPLFTLDTCYLGVKNMLELAVKNKARILQASTSEVYGDPLEHPQAETYRGHVNPIGIRSCYDEGKRIGETLCFDYHRRKSVDIRIIRIFNTYGPNMDPQDGRVVSNFITQALRGENLTIYGDGSQTRSFCYVSDLIEGIYRMMNQDEFLGPVNLGNPNEFTVKELADKVLKTVGAKSKIVYQPLPADDPQQRKPDISLAKEKLGWEPKVQLEEGLKKTVEYFRSAI from the coding sequence ATGACTATTTTAGTTACCGGTGGCGCCGGTTTTCTTGGCTCCCACCTCTGTAAATATTTATTAGACAAAGGCGAAAAAGTAATTTGCCTGGATAATTTTTACACCGGCAGAAAAGAGAACATTGAAGAATTATTAGCCAATAAAAATTTTAAATTAATTGAACATAATATTATCAATCCACTTGAGATGGATGTTGACCAAATTTATAATTTGGCTTGTCCCGCTTCGCCACCGCAGTACCAAAAAGACCCTTTGTTTACTCTAGACACTTGTTATTTGGGGGTAAAGAATATGCTGGAATTAGCGGTTAAGAATAAGGCCAGAATTTTACAGGCCTCAACTTCAGAAGTTTATGGCGACCCCTTGGAACATCCGCAGGCAGAAACTTATCGAGGGCATGTTAATCCCATCGGAATCCGCAGTTGTTATGACGAGGGGAAAAGGATTGGCGAGACACTTTGTTTTGATTATCACCGCCGCAAGAGTGTTGATATCAGAATAATCCGTATCTTTAATACTTACGGGCCGAACATGGACCCGCAAGATGGGCGGGTAGTCAGTAATTTTATTACGCAGGCGTTGCGGGGGGAAAATTTAACTATTTATGGCGATGGCAGCCAGACGCGTTCTTTCTGCTATGTTAGTGATTTAATAGAAGGCATTTATCGCATGATGAACCAAGATGAATTTTTGGGGCCAGTTAATTTAGGCAACCCTAACGAGTTTACTGTTAAAGAATTGGCGGATAAAGTTTTGAAAACGGTGGGCGCTAAAAGTAAAATTGTCTATCAACCTTTGCCGGCTGATGATCCTCAACAGAGAAAGCCGGATATAAGTTTAGCTAAAGAAAAATTGGGCTGGGAACCAAAAGTTCAGTTGGAAGAGGGGCTTAAGAAGACCGTGGAATATTTTAGAAGCGCTATTTAA
- a CDS encoding ferredoxin: MKVKVDKTKCIHCGTCVALAPKYFRFGEDGEIEVINEEKIPAELLKQVADSCPGQAISFEE, from the coding sequence ATGAAAGTTAAAGTTGATAAAACTAAATGTATCCATTGCGGGACCTGTGTCGCTTTAGCTCCGAAGTATTTTCGTTTTGGAGAAGACGGGGAGATTGAAGTAATAAATGAGGAAAAAATTCCGGCAGAGCTTTTAAAACAAGTAGCGGATTCCTGCCCGGGTCAAGCGATAAGTTTTGAAGAATAG
- a CDS encoding glycosyltransferase family 2 protein produces MLKFISIIIPVCNEEKNIPLLYGGLFRVLKELENFYQVEIIFVNDGSNDKSGEVLNNLAKQDPKVKFIDFSRNFGKEIALTAGLHHATGEAAITMDADLQHPAELIPEFLKKWEAGAEVVIGVRSKDKKEGLIKRIGSSLFYTIINLISETKVVRRATDFRLIDRKVINEFNRFSERNRMARALIDWLGFKRGYIYFDANSRKFGKPRYTYCKLIKLALSSFISLSLLPLKLAAYLGTLITLSSGSFLIVMFIVRWFFDEIYFSSISFVIMFNVLLSGVVLMCLGFIALYIGNIHGELLNRPLYIIKDKRNFR; encoded by the coding sequence ATGTTGAAATTTATTTCTATCATTATTCCGGTATGTAATGAAGAAAAGAATATCCCCCTGCTTTATGGGGGACTTTTTAGGGTTTTAAAAGAGCTGGAGAATTTTTATCAAGTCGAAATAATTTTTGTAAATGATGGCAGTAACGATAAGTCGGGGGAAGTTTTAAATAATTTGGCAAAGCAAGACCCAAAGGTAAAGTTTATAGATTTTTCCCGTAATTTTGGCAAAGAGATTGCTCTCACCGCCGGTTTGCATCACGCCACGGGCGAAGCGGCGATTACTATGGACGCCGACCTCCAACACCCAGCGGAGCTGATTCCGGAATTTTTAAAGAAATGGGAAGCCGGTGCCGAGGTGGTTATCGGCGTGCGCAGTAAAGATAAAAAGGAAGGGTTAATAAAGAGAATTGGCTCTTCTTTATTTTACACAATTATTAATTTAATCAGCGAAACCAAGGTTGTCCGCCGGGCGACAGATTTTCGTTTGATTGACAGAAAGGTTATTAACGAATTCAATCGTTTCAGCGAACGCAATAGAATGGCGCGGGCCTTGATTGATTGGTTAGGATTTAAGAGGGGATATATCTATTTTGACGCCAATTCCAGAAAATTTGGCAAACCAAGATATACCTATTGCAAATTGATTAAGTTAGCCTTGTCCAGTTTTATTTCCTTGAGCTTATTGCCTCTTAAGCTGGCGGCTTATCTTGGGACATTGATAACCCTTAGCAGCGGAAGTTTTCTAATAGTGATGTTTATAGTGCGGTGGTTTTTTGACGAAATATACTTTAGTTCAATCTCATTTGTTATTATGTTCAATGTTTTGTTATCCGGGGTTGTTTTAATGTGCCTCGGTTTTATCGCTTTATACATAGGGAATATCCATGGTGAGTTATTAAACCGACCTCTATATATAATTAAAGATAAGCGTAATTTTAGGTAA
- a CDS encoding UDP-N-acetylglucosamine 2-epimerase produces MGKKFYFFVGTEAELIKIMPVMKEFKDRGLDFKIIASGQNVIKGSEMLKFLNIEKVDLCLYDKKIKASALSLFWWFLKTLIKAPFALRKEFAGLDKSNTFLIVHGDTVTTVMGAIVGKFYGLKIVHLEAGYRSFNFFRPFPEEIDRVLTSYFADIHFCPYEKNLENLKNRKGQKINTFYNSVIDSLHLAIAADSSGGVFSKLQGKKYFILILHRQENLYNDKLVKSLVKFVFDFFPDNLYCLFVMHAPTRFVLEKLELLEDISKKENIITVDRLPYMQFIKLFKQSEFIMTDGGSNQQEAYYLGKPCLILREIVEVDSEGVGENMVLSELSLDKIKDFILNYNQYKRPIIYPNIKPSKIIVDTLLSY; encoded by the coding sequence ATGGGCAAGAAATTTTATTTTTTTGTGGGCACGGAAGCGGAGCTTATAAAAATCATGCCGGTTATGAAAGAATTTAAGGACCGCGGTCTTGATTTTAAAATCATCGCCTCCGGACAAAATGTTATCAAGGGCAGTGAGATGCTTAAGTTTTTAAATATAGAAAAAGTTGACCTCTGCCTTTATGATAAAAAAATCAAAGCCTCGGCCCTGAGTTTATTTTGGTGGTTTTTGAAAACCTTGATTAAAGCCCCCTTTGCCCTAAGAAAAGAATTCGCCGGCTTAGACAAGAGCAATACTTTTTTAATAGTCCATGGAGATACGGTGACTACCGTTATGGGGGCCATAGTTGGTAAATTTTATGGGTTGAAGATAGTGCATTTGGAGGCCGGATACAGATCATTCAATTTTTTCCGGCCCTTCCCCGAAGAAATTGACAGAGTGCTGACTTCATATTTTGCCGATATTCATTTTTGTCCCTATGAAAAAAATTTGGAAAATTTAAAAAATAGGAAGGGGCAAAAAATAAATACTTTTTATAATTCCGTTATTGACAGCTTGCACTTGGCTATAGCCGCGGATTCGTCTGGTGGCGTATTTAGTAAATTACAGGGCAAAAAATATTTTATTCTTATTTTGCATAGGCAGGAAAATTTATATAATGATAAATTAGTAAAATCTTTGGTTAAATTTGTTTTTGACTTTTTTCCGGATAACCTTTATTGTCTTTTTGTAATGCATGCTCCCACCAGGTTTGTTTTGGAAAAGCTCGAACTCTTGGAAGACATAAGCAAAAAAGAAAATATTATAACCGTAGATCGCCTGCCCTATATGCAGTTTATTAAATTATTTAAACAAAGCGAATTTATTATGACCGATGGTGGCAGCAATCAGCAAGAAGCGTATTATTTAGGGAAGCCATGTTTGATTTTAAGGGAGATTGTCGAAGTGGATTCCGAGGGAGTTGGAGAGAATATGGTGTTAAGCGAGTTAAGTCTTGATAAAATTAAGGATTTTATACTAAACTATAATCAATATAAGAGGCCTATAATTTATCCTAATATAAAGCCCAGTAAGATTATAGTTGACACTTTGTTGTCTTATTAG
- a CDS encoding DegT/DnrJ/EryC1/StrS family aminotransferase, which translates to MININISKPIIEREEIEAVNAVLNSGMLAQGPKVKELEEKFAEYSGTRYAVAVNSGTAALHAAMYAVGVGEGDEAITTPFTFVATANSILMQKAKVVFADISEEDFNIDINSIKEKISAKTKVIAPVDLFGQIYNIEGLNRLAAERGIKIIEDACQAVGAEYKGKRAGSFGTAGTFSFYATKNLMSGEGGMIVTDDAEVYEQAKRFRHHGQSESTKYEYFDLGYNYRMTDLAAAIALVQLSKIERFNARRAENAEILGSGLADVEGLIVPKVKDDYKHVFHQFSVRITPEFKLSREELMDALKNKGIGTAVFYPKPLHLHPHFKKFGYQEGDFPVAEKISREILSLPVHPLLGREEMEYIIKSIREI; encoded by the coding sequence ATGATTAATATCAATATTTCCAAGCCAATAATTGAGAGGGAGGAGATAGAGGCCGTTAATGCCGTTTTGAATTCCGGCATGTTGGCGCAGGGACCAAAAGTCAAGGAATTGGAAGAGAAATTTGCCGAGTATAGCGGCACTCGGTATGCGGTCGCAGTCAATAGCGGTACGGCCGCTTTGCATGCGGCGATGTATGCCGTCGGCGTTGGGGAAGGAGACGAGGCGATAACTACCCCCTTTACTTTTGTGGCTACGGCCAATTCTATTTTAATGCAGAAGGCCAAGGTTGTGTTTGCCGATATTTCCGAAGAAGATTTTAATATAGATATTAATAGTATCAAAGAAAAAATCTCTGCCAAAACCAAGGTTATTGCTCCCGTAGACTTATTTGGTCAGATATATAATATAGAAGGATTAAATCGCTTAGCGGCCGAACGGGGCATAAAAATTATAGAAGACGCCTGCCAAGCAGTGGGAGCGGAATATAAAGGCAAGCGAGCGGGTAGCTTTGGAACCGCTGGGACTTTTTCTTTCTATGCCACAAAAAATTTAATGTCCGGAGAAGGGGGGATGATAGTGACCGACGATGCGGAAGTTTACGAACAGGCCAAAAGATTTAGGCACCATGGGCAATCGGAAAGCACCAAATATGAATATTTTGATTTGGGGTACAATTATCGGATGACCGATTTGGCGGCTGCTATCGCCCTCGTCCAACTTTCAAAAATTGAAAGGTTTAATGCCCGCCGCGCGGAGAATGCCGAAATTTTGGGGAGCGGGCTGGCAGATGTTGAAGGCCTTATTGTGCCAAAAGTAAAAGATGATTATAAACATGTTTTTCATCAATTTTCCGTAAGAATAACACCGGAGTTTAAACTGAGCCGCGAGGAATTAATGGACGCTTTGAAAAATAAAGGTATCGGCACGGCTGTTTTCTACCCTAAGCCGCTTCATTTGCATCCGCATTTCAAGAAATTTGGCTATCAAGAGGGAGATTTTCCGGTGGCTGAAAAAATCAGCCGAGAAATTTTATCATTGCCCGTGCATCCTCTTTTGGGAAGAGAAGAAATGGAGTACATCATAAAATCAATCAGAGAAATTTAA